The Malus sylvestris chromosome 8, drMalSylv7.2, whole genome shotgun sequence genomic interval ttatgtgggttttgattcaccatctatcattagatatttggaacctttGACTGGTGATgtgtttacagctcgttttgctgattgtcattttgatgagacaattttcccgtcgttagggggagaaaagaccgttccagaagaacgacaagagctaacatgggttgttcccaccttatctcattttgatccaagaagcactcaatgtgaaaacgAAGTGAAAAgaatcgttcatcttcaaggtattgctaatcaaatgccagatgcatttaatgatgcttcgaAAGTGACACAGTCATATATACCGGCTGCAAACgcacctgcaagaattgatgtccctgttggacaaaataaagtggcagcgaatgattcatccagtgcacgcctgaagcgtggtagacccccaggttcaaaagattcagctcctcgaaagagaaagatgagggcCCAATTGAACCCAAATGATATCATTCAAGAAAAGGAATTGAATGATAAATCCACAATTCGTGACTCtgtacttccagaaaaagaaaatgtccttgatgagacacatgtccctgaagagacagaagtacatgaaagcaaagaaatatccataaattatgcatgtactaatgaattgtgggatcgaaatgaaataatcatcgatgacatgtttgcatttgcaatagccactgaaatcatattaagtgatgatattgagccccgctctgttgatgaatgcaaacagagacaagattggcctaagtggaaagatgcaatccaggcagaattaaaatccttggaaagacgaagtgtttttggaccagtagtccaaaccccgcctggtgtgaaccccgtaggttataaatgggtattcacaaggaaacgcaacgagaaaaacgagattgcaagatataaagcacgactcgttgcacaaggtttttcacaaagacctggagttgattatgaagagacatactctcctgtaatggatgCAATTACGtttcgttacttaataagtttggtgatttcagaaaaacttgacatgcgacttatggatgtcatcactgcgtatctatatggagaattagatactgacatatatatgaaagtcccagaatgacttaagttgcctgaagcaactaacaaaccacggggtatgttctcaatcaaattaaggcgatcactatatgggctgaaacaatctgggcgaatgtggtataatcgtctcagtgagtatttgattaaagaaggatatgccaacaatgtcatctgcccttgtgtgtttattaagaaatcaaatactggatttgctatagtggcagtatatgtcgatgatatgaacctagttggaaccccCGAAGAGCTCAacaaaactgctgaatatctgaaaaacgaatttgaaatgaaagaccttgggaaaaccaaatattgtctaggcctgcagatcgagcattgtgttagtggaattttggtccatcaatcagcttacattgaaaaaatactgaagcgatttggcatggacaaggcttatccacttagcaccccaatggtcgttcgttctttggacattaagaaagatccatttcgtccaaaagaagatgatgaactggtccttggtccagaagtaccatatttgagcgcaataggtgctttattgtatttagcacaatgtactagaccagatatagctttttcagttaacttgttagccaggtacagctctgctccaacaattcgtcattggaagggagtcaaagatgttctacgataccttcgtgggacaacagatatgggtctcttctactcagacaagcccacaaatgaacaaatccttgttggatacgcagatgctggttttctctccgatccgcataaagcccgctcacaaaatggatatgtgttcactaatggagatactgcaatttcatggcgatcaacaaagcaaacgctagttgcaacatcttccaatcattcggaaataattgctttacatgaagcaagtcgtgaatgttcttggttaagatcaatgatccatcacatccggaattcatgtggtctaccttcaaagacaaacactccaactgtcatccatgaagataatgcagcctgtgtcgcccaaatgaaggaaggatttatcaaaggtgataagactaaacacatatctccaagatttttcagcgcacatgagcttcagaaggctaaagttcttgaagtcagacaaatccgttccaatgaaaatttagcagacttgttcaccaaatctctaccaaagtgcacatttcagAAGTTGGTACAGGGAATCGGATTACGTCGGCTTACAGATTTGAAAAATgcggaatcagggggagatacaattcagggggagcatccatgatacatgcatgttgtactctttttccttcgcttaggatttttcccactgggtttttcctatcaaggttttaacgaggcaacctaagcatgctcaacaccatccgggtaaagttgtactctttttccttcgctatggttttttcccacagggtttttccaagcaaggttttaatgaggcaactgatgttgatatgtgggcatccaagggggagtgttgtaaatgatgggtatgtttgcccacatgtgtatagtaatgtgtatagtaaagtatCACATGTGTACTATATACTCATAAGCTAAATAgtaatgttttgtaattttccattgaagtagctctataaatagagcaattCAATTGTGCAAAGATTAGTGAatgtgaagaagaaagaaaagagaaatatatctaatagcaataatatacattacttcctctggAACAGCTTGTGTCGGTATATTactctgcaactgcttcgttccttcaccgagtaaaggttatctctctataaattttgcctatttataacatatCTTGAGAAATTTCTTACGATATTAGCacatttactaaaaaaaaaactttcagaCGAAGTCCTAATGTTAGTTCTCGTATTTTCAAAGTTGTAAGTAGCGTTAATTCGAATCTAAGTTCTCGTTGTTTAAATTGAAAACACTCTCGTATTATGAAATATCCTGATGATTATCATAAACGAAATACcacaaatttgaaactacaaaacaaaaataaaaatgggaatCCGAAATTAACCCGAGCCGAGCCCACGCGCCTAACTCGAACCGAGTCGTTCGAGAGCGTCCATGGCGGCTTTCAATCTGGGCTGTACCCTCAGCGCCGCCTCGTAAGCCTTCCTGGCCTCCTCcgtcatcttcttcccctcGTAGCACTCTCCCAACGTACAAAATGCCTTCACATTCTCCGGACTCAGCTCCACAGCCCGATTCAAATCCTCGATCACCGGGTCAACCTGGGCTTTCCGGTTCATCGACAGCATGATCTCCGCCCTCTTGACGAGCGCATCGCCGCGCTCCTCGTCGGTCAGGCTCTTGCGGCAGAGAGGGGACAGCGCGACCTCGATGGCGTCGAGTGCGGAGGTCTTGAATCCCTGGGCGTCGAGGGCGAGGGATTTGAGGATGTGGGCTGCGGCGTCCTTGGGGACGAGCGCGATGGCCTTTTCGGCCTCGTCGAGGGCCTGCTGGGAGAGGGAGGCGGAGGAGGCGAGGGAGTCGGCGGATCGGGACTGGGCGAGGAGCTGGGCGCCGAGGACGAAGTGGCGCTTGGCCCGGGCGGCGGTTTTGTTACGGAAGCGGTACCGGAGTTTAGCGAAGAGCTTCTGGGGGATGTTGTGGATGGTGAGGAAGGCGACGACGACGAAGAGGATTAGGCCGGCTTGGAGAAGAATGTCCTTGGCTATTCGGGACTTGTCGATCGGAGCCGATTCCTCTGTTTGGGAATTGATGTATCGGAGTTGGGATTGAAGGAAATCCATGAGTGGGTGTTTGGAAATTGGGTTTAGGGAGGATTGGTAGATATGGGGAAATTGAGAAGGGAGAGAGGGAAGGGGGAGACCGATGACGGGGTCGACTATTTTGACCTTCTAGAAATTGCGACTTGGCTTTTGGGATATTAATGAAGCCGCCTTCTTATTGGTGTTTGCTTTGCCTGCCTTACTTGCTTCAACCTTTCCACCGACGAATGACTATTCTTTAAATAACTGAAAATTTAACTTTCCCCCTCAATACTCCCCTTTTTTTAGCCTATAAcacattatattatatttatccGAATAAAACGCAATGGTTAGAATCTAACTATGCAACTTATCAAATTAAGTTTGTGtgtcaattttttaattttttgaattcCTAAAATACCCCCATCTAAGCTAGTATGAAAATGCCttgtaatttgttttaatttacatGCATTGAATTCGGCAAGGTCTTCTAGCCATGAAATTACAATTTGAACATACCTAAATTAGTGTTTAATTTCAACGAtatctattttttaattttatgaaaataatatacctgttgtataattatatgaaaataatttacctactatAAAAATAACTTACCTATggtttaatttctaatttctatgaaaataatgtacctatttttcaatttttacaaagttAATGTACCtacttttataatttttaacaaaattaatttacctgcTTTTTTATGGTACTAGTAAACATAATATGTGgaagagggttttttttttctttttctttttttcttaaaaatgagGACAACTAGTGACAAACCACAATTTTCTACTTCTTTTGGCCCGAAGAGGCTATGGAGAAATTTACCATATCCATGACCACAGTCAGGTAGACTTACCAGCTCGGAGCATCAAACCCGAGACCTcccacatttatttatttagcgaAGAGCCGCAGTCCGCACCTTTACTTCTGGGCTACTTGGTGAGAGGTTTGGTGGCATAAAATTAAGTTATATTAAGCAAATTAAATGTCCGAAGAAAAAGTATAAGAGGTTTGCTAGCATGATTTTGTAAATAAACACAAATTCATGGACACCTTTTATCCAACATGACAACATATTTAAAATCTGGGTTTTATGTAAAGTTTAAGAGTTCCAAGGGCCTAAATGTAAAGAAACTAAATATAAATAACTCTTTAAGTCATTTGATTACCATGTGAGTAATTTGTAGCTCacattctctttttattttgacAGGATAACCGTCAGTTTCTTTGATTCATATAAACATAGCTAAAATATGAACCAATAAAAACATGAATAAAAGGAAGGAGGACGGATTAATTTGGATAATAATAATACATCAACAGCACGCTTTGATAATTTATCTAGTAAATCCCTCTTCCTTTCCTTCAGCACAATATACCCTTTGATATTTCGGGTACATTGTTAAACCATATGCTATACTGGCACTAGAAACTCAAATTAACGCGGAAGGAAATGTATTTAACTTCGGCTTATTTGACGGTCATCGGGTTAAGCAAGAAACGCGTATATATAATTGCCAAGAACCAAAGAAGCTCGGTCAGTTGTAGAAATTCGACTGCCGAAGTATAACGGTCTCAGGTATAACGGTCTCAGGTCCGGGCAGAGGGGGATGTTCCGCCCACCGGTACCAACTGCAGAGGAGACTTTAGCAACCTCTTTAGCGACTCAACTATGCTAGCAAAAGACGGGCGCTGGGCTGGATCACTGCGAAGAAAATAGACAAACATCACGAACTAAACATGTAAACGAACAAGATTCCACAGGTGCTACTATTTTGACGTCCCAAAGATCGTTTTTGTTGTATGTCTACATAAGTACGCAAGGAGATGTAAGGGCCAGTTAGTCGCATTCTATGTTCGACACTACGTGTGGAAAAGAGAGTAGTGTCTTGACTCCCAGCATACACTTTCCGATCAGGTTATCCGTAATGTATATTATGACAACGAGTGGGAAGATATCGGGTAGACTTACTCAGCCCAGCAGGATTCCATAAGCGAAGCCAACACTGGGGGAGTATTAGCCGGGATAGCAAGCCTTCTGTTCTGGAAAGCAACGGCTCCAACTACCTGAGAGATTGAACGACGTCTTTTACCATAGTTAATAGGagggaaaacaaagaaaatagagaATGAATGTGCAGGACAAGGCTGGAAGAAAGGAGATGCTGATCACGACATGTACCTGGGCGGGGCTAAGACCGTTCCAAGGTTGTTCCATGGTTACAAGTTCCCATAGGATCACTCCGAAACTGTAAACATCAGACTTCTCATTTGAGGGCTCTCCGCGAAGGAATTCTGGAgccatccactcaggctgaaaATTAAATTGAGTG includes:
- the LOC126631467 gene encoding uncharacterized protein LOC126631467 — translated: MDFLQSQLRYINSQTEESAPIDKSRIAKDILLQAGLILFVVVAFLTIHNIPQKLFAKLRYRFRNKTAARAKRHFVLGAQLLAQSRSADSLASSASLSQQALDEAEKAIALVPKDAAAHILKSLALDAQGFKTSALDAIEVALSPLCRKSLTDEERGDALVKRAEIMLSMNRKAQVDPVIEDLNRAVELSPENVKAFCTLGECYEGKKMTEEARKAYEAALRVQPRLKAAMDALERLGSS